The following are from one region of the Alicyclobacillus fastidiosus genome:
- the bioB gene encoding biotin synthase BioB — MPEITNLRNWSDVAERVTQGYEISREEALEILREPDERVLDLLSAAFVIRRKYFGTKMKLNMIVNAKSGMCPEDCFYCSQSAISDAPIEKYPLLSKETILAGAEEAQRRKAGTYCIVMSGRRPSNREVDQVADAVREIRSSTDLKLCCCLGFLSSEHAKKLADAGVHRYNHNLNTSRENYENICSTHTYADRVDTVDRVKDAGISPCSGVIFGMGEAEEGRVDMAFSLKTLGADSIPCNFLNPIEGTPLSDQRELTPNTCLKILAMMRFVNPQKEIRIAGGREINLRSLQPLGLYAANSIFVGDYLTTEGQLPEADWKMIQDLGFEIEESAL; from the coding sequence ATGCCGGAAATTACAAATTTAAGGAATTGGTCGGATGTAGCTGAACGGGTTACTCAAGGATATGAAATTTCTCGGGAAGAAGCACTGGAGATACTGCGCGAACCGGATGAGCGAGTACTTGATTTGCTCAGTGCAGCGTTTGTTATTCGCCGTAAGTACTTTGGAACAAAGATGAAATTGAACATGATTGTCAATGCGAAGTCCGGGATGTGCCCGGAGGATTGCTTTTATTGCTCCCAGTCTGCCATTTCAGATGCGCCAATCGAAAAATACCCACTACTATCCAAGGAGACAATCCTCGCAGGTGCTGAGGAAGCGCAACGCCGGAAAGCAGGTACATATTGCATTGTGATGTCCGGGAGACGACCGTCGAATCGTGAAGTTGATCAAGTGGCTGATGCGGTTCGCGAGATTCGATCTTCGACTGACTTAAAACTTTGCTGTTGTCTTGGCTTCCTCAGCTCAGAGCATGCAAAAAAATTGGCGGATGCTGGCGTGCATCGCTACAATCATAACCTCAATACCAGTCGCGAGAACTATGAAAACATCTGTTCCACACACACGTATGCGGATAGGGTTGATACGGTGGATCGCGTGAAGGATGCCGGTATTTCGCCTTGCTCAGGTGTCATCTTTGGCATGGGCGAAGCAGAGGAAGGCCGTGTGGATATGGCTTTCTCGCTGAAGACGCTCGGTGCGGATTCTATCCCCTGCAATTTTTTGAATCCCATTGAAGGAACCCCGTTGTCCGACCAACGTGAACTAACCCCTAATACATGCTTGAAAATACTCGCCATGATGCGATTCGTGAATCCACAAAAGGAAATTCGCATTGCAGGTGGCCGCGAGATAAATCTGCGCTCTTTGCAGCCTCTTGGTCTTTATGCAGCCAACTCCATTTTTGTCGGTGATTATCTGACGACGGAAGGCCAGTTGCCGGAGGCTGATTGGAAGATGATTCAGGACCTCGGGTTCGAAATCGAGGAATCGGCACTTTGA
- the bioA gene encoding adenosylmethionine--8-amino-7-oxononanoate transaminase → MTYDGLTYDELYEKNRRYLWNPFTQMKEYLADDPVIIESGNGSRLRDVKGNEYWDGVSSVWLNVHGHRVPELDSAIRQQLDRIAHSTLLGMGSVPAILLAEKLIQIAPKGLGKVFYSDSGAEAVEIALKMAFQYWKNRGIEGKKTFVTMREAYHGDTVGAVSVGSIDLFHQVYSPMLFPSIKVPFPNVYRNQYGNTVEDVMNGSLRTVEEVFQKQANEIAAMIVEPVQGAGGMVPMPPGYLRELRKLCSTHNILLIVDEVATGFGRTGKMFACEHDGITPDILTVAKGITGGYLPLAATLTTDKIYDAFYADYDEVKTLYHGHSYTGNQLGCAVALANLELFERNNLISEVEQKTKDLQRFLDPIHSLAHVGDVRQSGFMVGIEMVEDRATKQPYPWQRRMGVRVARRCRELGMLLRPLTDVVVFMPPLSSTREELQAMVSIIQQGIADVTEDSELVF, encoded by the coding sequence GTGACCTATGACGGTCTGACATACGATGAGCTGTATGAAAAGAATCGTCGATATCTCTGGAATCCGTTTACGCAGATGAAGGAGTATTTGGCGGACGATCCGGTGATTATCGAAAGTGGCAACGGAAGCCGGCTGCGCGATGTCAAAGGGAATGAGTACTGGGACGGGGTGTCCTCCGTCTGGCTCAACGTTCATGGCCATCGAGTGCCCGAGCTCGACTCGGCGATTCGTCAGCAGTTGGATCGAATCGCACACTCGACGCTGCTTGGAATGGGGAGCGTTCCCGCCATACTGCTTGCTGAAAAGTTAATCCAAATTGCGCCCAAAGGGCTAGGCAAAGTATTTTACTCGGATTCAGGTGCTGAAGCGGTTGAGATTGCGCTTAAAATGGCGTTCCAGTACTGGAAGAATCGCGGGATCGAGGGAAAAAAGACGTTTGTGACGATGCGCGAGGCATATCACGGGGACACGGTTGGCGCAGTATCGGTCGGTTCCATTGATTTGTTTCACCAGGTCTATTCACCAATGCTTTTTCCCTCAATCAAGGTTCCATTTCCCAATGTGTATCGCAATCAGTATGGAAATACCGTAGAGGATGTCATGAACGGATCGCTTAGAACGGTGGAAGAGGTTTTTCAGAAACAGGCAAATGAAATTGCCGCGATGATTGTCGAACCGGTTCAAGGAGCAGGGGGAATGGTGCCGATGCCTCCCGGTTATCTGCGCGAATTGCGTAAGTTGTGTTCTACACACAACATCCTGTTGATTGTGGATGAGGTTGCCACAGGATTTGGTCGCACTGGCAAGATGTTTGCCTGTGAACACGATGGCATCACACCCGATATTTTGACGGTGGCAAAAGGTATCACAGGTGGCTATTTACCGCTTGCCGCAACCTTGACAACGGACAAAATATACGACGCCTTTTACGCTGACTACGATGAAGTCAAAACTTTATACCACGGTCATTCGTATACAGGAAACCAATTAGGATGTGCTGTTGCGTTAGCCAATCTGGAGCTTTTTGAACGGAACAATCTCATTTCCGAAGTCGAACAGAAGACTAAGGACCTCCAGCGTTTTCTCGATCCGATTCATTCCCTGGCTCACGTAGGCGATGTACGGCAGAGTGGATTTATGGTGGGCATTGAAATGGTCGAGGACAGGGCAACAAAACAGCCCTATCCATGGCAACGACGGATGGGAGTCCGGGTAGCCCGGAGGTGTCGTGAACTCGGGATGCTGCTGCGGCCGTTGACAGACGTGGTTGTGTTTATGCCTCCGCTTTCGAGCACCAGAGAAGAGCTTCAAGCGATGGTGTCAATTATTCAGCAGGGTATCGCTGACGTGACAGAGGATTCGGAGTTGGTCTTTTGA
- the bioF gene encoding 8-amino-7-oxononanoate synthase has translation MERLQNRLNDLTEAGLYRRLRTMESASAPRVQVDGRTLVMCAANNYLGLADDDRIRTAAIAAVVRYGTGASGSRLITGTTELHLHLEAALATLKQAEAALVFNTGYMANLAALSSLVGAGDTIFSDELNHASIIDGCRQSKAAVVVYRHNDMDDLCQKLKDSPNSGQRLIVTDGVFSMDGDLANLPAIVDLAEAYDAWVMVDDAHATGVFGEHGAGTADYFGLPPSRVHIQVGTLSKAIAAEGGFIAGSSVLVDYLRNCARPFIFSTALSPPVIGAALCALDIIKEGRAERDRLHKLSHRLRSGLLDAGFVVVAGEAPIIPIILGDPERTLQYSRHLEDHGVFATAIRPPTVPPGTSRIRLTLMATHSDEDIEHILTACTKAGRELGVIS, from the coding sequence ATGGAACGGCTGCAAAATCGACTGAATGACCTAACCGAAGCTGGACTGTATCGCCGGCTGCGGACAATGGAGAGCGCTTCTGCACCGCGGGTACAAGTCGACGGTCGGACGCTTGTGATGTGTGCCGCTAACAATTATCTGGGGCTGGCTGACGACGACCGTATACGGACAGCGGCGATTGCCGCTGTCGTTCGATATGGGACAGGTGCGTCTGGATCGCGACTCATTACAGGGACGACAGAGCTGCACCTTCACTTGGAGGCTGCGCTTGCGACACTCAAGCAGGCGGAAGCAGCCCTTGTTTTCAATACCGGGTACATGGCGAACTTGGCAGCACTCTCGTCTCTTGTCGGAGCGGGCGATACGATTTTTTCCGACGAACTGAATCACGCAAGCATCATAGACGGTTGTCGTCAATCGAAGGCAGCGGTCGTCGTCTATCGCCACAATGATATGGATGATTTGTGTCAAAAGTTGAAGGATTCCCCGAATTCCGGGCAACGGTTGATTGTCACAGACGGCGTCTTCTCAATGGACGGAGATCTGGCAAACTTGCCGGCTATTGTCGATCTCGCAGAAGCGTATGACGCCTGGGTGATGGTGGATGATGCGCATGCGACAGGGGTATTTGGTGAACACGGGGCCGGAACTGCAGATTACTTTGGTTTGCCCCCGAGCCGGGTTCATATTCAAGTCGGGACGCTGTCTAAGGCCATTGCAGCCGAGGGTGGTTTTATTGCAGGCTCCAGTGTGCTCGTCGACTATTTACGAAACTGTGCGCGACCCTTTATTTTTTCTACTGCATTGTCTCCTCCTGTGATTGGAGCCGCACTGTGTGCGTTAGACATCATCAAGGAGGGGCGTGCAGAGCGTGATCGGCTGCACAAATTGTCGCATCGGCTTCGCAGCGGTCTCTTGGATGCGGGATTTGTAGTCGTGGCGGGAGAAGCGCCGATTATCCCGATTATTCTTGGTGATCCCGAGCGTACCTTACAATACAGTCGACACTTGGAAGATCACGGTGTGTTTGCGACAGCCATCCGGCCCCCAACTGTGCCGCCAGGCACGTCGAGGATTCGATTGACCTTGATGGCGACCCACTCAGATGAAGACATTGAACATATTCTGACTGCTTGTACCAAAGCTGGACGAGAATTAGGAGTGATTTCATGA
- the bioD gene encoding dethiobiotin synthase, with translation MSGIFITATDTEIGKTLVGGGIVGALRARGIDIGVFKPMQSGHLAIDSAGDATRLKRLSGVRDGLEMICPFSYEEPLAPRLAMQRAKQKVTLDDIMTHYHTMQKRHHHLLVEGAGGLVVPYTSDALVADCAAVMNLPIIVIARSNLGTVNHAALTVAYAKARGLHVGGIIVNGYGRTQPVGTAEEHNPDMIREITGIDVLGVIPWLGSNPMEAVIIQAIESHVDMAKIEQLLS, from the coding sequence ATGAGTGGGATCTTTATCACGGCGACAGATACGGAAATCGGGAAGACGTTGGTTGGAGGCGGAATCGTCGGTGCGCTGAGAGCAAGGGGGATTGACATCGGGGTCTTTAAGCCAATGCAGAGCGGTCATCTCGCAATCGATTCGGCGGGCGACGCCACTCGGCTGAAACGTCTCAGCGGCGTCCGCGACGGTTTGGAGATGATTTGTCCTTTCTCATATGAAGAGCCGCTTGCTCCGCGGTTGGCAATGCAACGCGCCAAGCAAAAGGTAACGCTGGACGACATAATGACTCACTACCATACGATGCAAAAGCGACATCATCATCTGTTGGTTGAGGGGGCTGGAGGACTCGTCGTCCCCTATACAAGTGATGCCCTCGTCGCCGATTGTGCAGCGGTGATGAATCTGCCAATCATCGTGATCGCAAGGTCTAACCTTGGCACAGTCAACCATGCAGCGCTGACAGTCGCCTATGCGAAAGCCCGCGGTTTGCATGTGGGCGGGATTATCGTCAACGGATATGGCCGAACGCAACCTGTGGGTACAGCGGAAGAACATAATCCAGATATGATTCGTGAAATAACCGGAATTGACGTGCTTGGCGTGATTCCGTGGTTGGGCTCTAATCCGATGGAGGCCGTGATTATCCAAGCAATTGAGAGCCATGTTGATATGGCGAAAATCGAACAATTGTTGTCATAG
- a CDS encoding universal stress protein has product MYKRILVPIDDSDTVDSILREVSRMCAEHRDRTIILLHVLRPVHGLSVGAGYVVDTGDVQTRMEQDGHQILERASERLSHVGVASKLVLEWGEPAHEISRYAEREDVDLIVVGNKDKSLLDKLLSGSVSQRVVEKAPADVLVVK; this is encoded by the coding sequence ATGTATAAACGAATTCTCGTACCAATTGATGATTCGGATACAGTTGACTCCATTTTGCGCGAAGTGTCACGAATGTGTGCGGAACATCGAGATCGTACCATCATCCTTCTCCACGTCCTGAGGCCTGTACACGGTCTTAGTGTAGGGGCAGGATACGTTGTCGATACAGGTGACGTTCAGACACGAATGGAACAAGATGGACATCAAATTTTGGAGCGGGCTAGTGAGAGATTATCGCATGTCGGTGTTGCATCGAAGCTGGTCTTGGAATGGGGAGAACCCGCGCACGAGATCAGTCGATACGCAGAAAGAGAGGACGTCGACTTAATTGTCGTAGGCAATAAAGATAAAAGTCTGCTCGATAAATTACTCAGTGGTAGTGTGAGCCAAAGAGTTGTAGAGAAAGCACCAGCGGACGTGCTCGTGGTGAAGTAA
- a CDS encoding ROK family protein — MSTDFVLAFDYGGTKIAVGTATIDGQLISRRALSTKDYGDAESVVQAGIEAGQELVAESQGMLQGSSLISVGVSTMGVTYPDHVLLAPNVPGWTELRMHDIFGLAFKDIPIQFENDVKCAAFGELRRGELQDTDYGIYVNLGTGIMVALTCGDQVMEGHHRASGEIAYNLRTPRDARGFRDGVAPFEELVGGRFIGLRAGKRFQRPMTSADVFEAYRQGDEQAILFVDEVLAELGYHLANLCNVWNPQRVVFGAGMVASHDVILPFLSRYFEKFVPFPPELRVARFHRDAGLHGAVELAISAQRSSLDISQNV, encoded by the coding sequence TTGTCCACGGACTTTGTTCTAGCTTTCGATTATGGCGGTACCAAAATCGCAGTTGGCACAGCGACTATCGATGGACAATTGATTTCGAGAAGGGCACTAAGTACGAAGGACTATGGGGATGCGGAGTCGGTCGTGCAAGCCGGGATTGAGGCGGGGCAGGAACTCGTGGCTGAGAGTCAGGGGATGCTACAGGGATCGAGCTTGATTTCCGTAGGAGTATCCACCATGGGGGTCACGTATCCGGATCATGTCCTGTTAGCGCCGAACGTCCCTGGGTGGACAGAGCTTAGAATGCATGACATCTTTGGCCTGGCGTTCAAGGACATACCCATTCAATTTGAGAACGACGTCAAGTGTGCTGCCTTTGGCGAGCTGCGACGAGGTGAACTTCAGGACACCGACTACGGGATCTACGTCAACCTTGGCACAGGCATTATGGTCGCGCTCACCTGTGGAGATCAGGTCATGGAGGGTCACCATCGAGCTTCTGGAGAAATTGCCTACAACCTTCGAACGCCGCGGGATGCGCGTGGCTTTCGGGACGGCGTGGCGCCCTTTGAGGAGCTCGTTGGCGGTCGATTCATCGGACTCCGCGCTGGTAAGCGCTTCCAACGGCCGATGACGTCTGCGGACGTGTTCGAAGCCTACAGGCAAGGCGATGAGCAGGCTATCCTCTTCGTCGATGAAGTACTGGCCGAATTGGGCTATCATCTGGCCAACCTGTGCAATGTCTGGAACCCGCAGCGAGTTGTGTTTGGCGCAGGCATGGTGGCGTCTCACGATGTGATCTTGCCGTTTCTCTCCAGGTATTTTGAAAAATTTGTCCCGTTTCCCCCGGAACTGCGCGTAGCGAGATTTCATCGCGATGCAGGTCTTCATGGGGCGGTGGAGCTGGCTATTTCCGCGCAACGGTCGTCTCTTGACATTAGTCAAAATGTATGA
- a CDS encoding extracellular solute-binding protein, whose protein sequence is MKREIAFFAGLALLTTVGVSGCGTGGSTTSSGGGGTSNSSSSGSIKGQTISVVFTSPAPPQKLLAQFTKQTGVKVKWTDMAWDDIQTKITAAMTANTYFADVTDVDWSRVGQYYQTKWFQPLNQYMDVNSLKSDVPQLNVFTSHGELIGMPVDASIMLTTVNTADFKKAGITTMPTTMDEYNADLNKLVSSGVNPSPLGIPFAAAEGLSTYWYETTAAFGGSVLSADGKPLFTDPNSAGYKAMQWMVNAYKTGLVPKGNINMTDSDEMQNEMATGRISTILSDYSGNVGTIYNVPSQSKVVGQVNYIATPGQSGVGPNLGNPDGMGIPETAEHKAAAAAFIKWITSPDIQADISGANGPSLSIVQWALPSRLSAIQKLADADTNKTTEASVMYQLFKQHTKPPFQGGAPAWYAQFSNAVYTNIHAAALGQETVDQAVKAIATTVNSLNS, encoded by the coding sequence ATGAAGAGGGAAATTGCTTTCTTTGCGGGTCTCGCGTTACTCACCACGGTCGGTGTTTCGGGGTGCGGTACAGGGGGGAGCACGACGTCGTCCGGTGGCGGCGGTACTTCGAACAGCAGCAGTAGCGGTTCTATCAAAGGGCAGACCATCTCGGTTGTGTTTACCTCACCAGCACCGCCACAGAAGTTGCTGGCACAATTTACGAAGCAGACGGGCGTGAAGGTGAAATGGACCGATATGGCGTGGGATGATATTCAGACCAAAATTACAGCGGCCATGACGGCAAACACGTATTTCGCGGACGTGACCGATGTCGACTGGTCCCGCGTGGGTCAATATTATCAGACCAAGTGGTTTCAGCCATTGAATCAGTATATGGACGTGAATTCGTTAAAGAGCGATGTTCCACAGTTGAACGTGTTCACGTCACATGGCGAGCTCATTGGCATGCCAGTGGATGCGTCGATCATGCTGACGACGGTGAACACGGCAGACTTTAAAAAGGCTGGTATTACAACCATGCCGACGACGATGGACGAGTACAATGCGGACTTGAACAAGTTGGTGAGTTCCGGTGTCAATCCAAGCCCGCTTGGCATTCCGTTCGCGGCGGCGGAGGGGCTGTCCACCTACTGGTATGAGACGACCGCAGCGTTTGGCGGCAGTGTATTGAGTGCGGATGGCAAGCCGCTGTTTACGGATCCAAACTCCGCAGGGTATAAGGCCATGCAATGGATGGTCAACGCCTATAAGACTGGACTCGTACCAAAGGGCAACATCAATATGACGGACAGCGACGAAATGCAGAATGAGATGGCAACTGGCCGCATTTCGACGATACTGTCGGACTATTCCGGTAATGTAGGCACCATCTATAACGTTCCATCTCAATCGAAGGTAGTCGGACAGGTCAACTACATTGCGACGCCCGGACAGTCTGGCGTTGGTCCCAACTTAGGCAACCCAGACGGCATGGGGATTCCCGAAACAGCCGAGCACAAGGCAGCAGCAGCGGCCTTCATCAAGTGGATTACGAGCCCTGACATTCAAGCGGACATCTCTGGCGCGAACGGCCCGAGTTTATCGATCGTCCAGTGGGCCCTACCATCTCGATTGAGCGCCATTCAGAAGCTAGCCGACGCGGACACGAATAAAACCACCGAGGCCTCCGTGATGTATCAACTGTTCAAACAGCACACGAAGCCTCCTTTCCAGGGCGGGGCACCTGCTTGGTATGCACAGTTCAGCAACGCTGTGTACACCAACATTCACGCGGCGGCACTTGGCCAGGAAACGGTCGATCAAGCGGTCAAGGCGATAGCAACGACCGTCAACAGTCTCAATTCCTGA
- a CDS encoding sugar ABC transporter permease — MPDPNTATVSMSARTKTRRGRGRGGLLGYALILPLVFFIGFLSIYPTALTFIDSFFTDNPLNPPVRFSGLHNYLSIFKDPMIDHSWGNTALYVLVGVVITTVLATVIALGLKDSFKGRGIVLAILILPWALPGVTEGIIWQWIYDPTFGVLNSVLHSVHIIHSYHVWLSSSRLATIFFIGLVQIWQVTPLATILILASLQSIPYELYDAATVDGAGWWRSTFTMTIPLIRPGLAIAVVQSLITFLNIFDQVYVLNGNASTGSSIMLQTYNTTFENLNFGEGYALSFVTVVITMLISVALLRLIYRRVDY, encoded by the coding sequence ATGCCAGATCCAAACACGGCAACAGTATCAATGTCAGCGCGGACCAAGACGCGAAGAGGGCGTGGGCGGGGTGGACTCCTCGGTTATGCGCTCATCTTGCCATTGGTGTTCTTTATCGGATTCCTGTCCATTTATCCGACGGCGCTCACGTTCATCGACTCGTTTTTTACCGATAACCCGTTGAATCCACCCGTTCGTTTCTCTGGGCTTCACAACTATTTGAGTATCTTTAAAGACCCCATGATCGATCACAGTTGGGGAAATACCGCGCTCTACGTGTTGGTAGGCGTGGTGATCACGACCGTGCTGGCCACGGTGATCGCACTGGGTTTGAAGGATAGCTTTAAAGGCCGCGGCATCGTGCTCGCCATCCTGATCCTCCCTTGGGCTCTGCCCGGCGTCACGGAGGGCATCATTTGGCAGTGGATTTACGATCCCACCTTCGGCGTACTCAACAGCGTCTTACACTCGGTACACATCATTCATTCGTATCACGTCTGGCTGTCGAGTAGCCGATTGGCGACCATTTTCTTCATTGGGCTGGTTCAGATCTGGCAGGTCACTCCGCTTGCGACCATCCTGATTCTGGCGAGTCTACAGAGCATCCCGTACGAACTGTACGACGCGGCGACAGTCGATGGGGCCGGCTGGTGGAGATCGACGTTTACGATGACCATCCCTTTGATTCGCCCCGGGTTAGCCATTGCCGTTGTCCAATCGCTCATCACGTTTCTCAACATCTTTGACCAAGTCTACGTCTTGAACGGCAACGCCAGTACGGGAAGCTCGATTATGCTCCAGACTTACAATACGACGTTCGAGAACCTCAACTTCGGAGAGGGCTACGCGCTGTCGTTCGTCACCGTCGTCATCACGATGCTCATTTCAGTCGCACTGCTGAGGCTGATTTACAGAAGGGTGGATTACTAA
- a CDS encoding carbohydrate ABC transporter permease: protein MKPRLHIGRWIVVAFVCVWSLFPIYWALNTSLMSTPTAQSVPARFLPIPFTFSSYRQIFSGGGDNAIWPSFSKALANTTLECAAATLLTVVVAVLGAYAFARLKFRFKNAILFVVIATLSLPAYATLIPLYRMMANWHLVNTYTGIVLVYVSGFLPLALWILYNYFSTIPVELDEAAFMDGASPLKTMVHIMLPLSSPGLASAAIITFLSAWGQFLFPLVLASNSSTQPFTVFMTSLESRHTIPYPLMNAVGVLSIVIPALIVVFLNRFIIRGLIAGSSK, encoded by the coding sequence ATGAAGCCCAGACTCCATATCGGCCGTTGGATCGTCGTAGCCTTTGTCTGCGTTTGGTCGCTCTTCCCAATCTATTGGGCCTTGAATACCAGTCTGATGAGTACGCCAACCGCTCAATCCGTCCCTGCCCGCTTTCTGCCGATCCCGTTTACGTTCTCGAGTTATCGGCAGATTTTTAGCGGAGGTGGCGACAATGCTATCTGGCCGAGCTTTAGCAAAGCGCTTGCCAACACGACCTTGGAATGCGCTGCGGCGACGCTGTTGACCGTGGTCGTAGCTGTCTTGGGCGCGTACGCATTCGCGCGACTGAAGTTTCGCTTCAAGAACGCGATTTTGTTCGTCGTCATCGCCACTCTGTCGCTGCCAGCCTACGCCACGCTCATCCCGTTGTATCGAATGATGGCGAATTGGCACTTGGTCAATACGTATACCGGGATCGTCTTAGTCTATGTCTCTGGCTTTCTTCCATTGGCGTTGTGGATTCTCTACAACTACTTTTCCACCATCCCTGTGGAACTCGATGAAGCCGCGTTTATGGACGGCGCCTCTCCGCTCAAGACAATGGTGCATATCATGCTGCCGCTGTCTTCGCCAGGACTCGCGTCTGCGGCGATCATCACGTTTCTCTCCGCCTGGGGGCAATTCCTGTTCCCGCTCGTGTTAGCGTCCAACAGTTCGACGCAGCCGTTTACGGTGTTTATGACGTCGCTCGAGAGTCGTCACACGATTCCGTATCCGCTCATGAATGCGGTCGGCGTGTTGTCGATTGTGATTCCGGCGTTGATTGTCGTCTTTCTCAACCGCTTTATCATTCGCGGATTGATCGCTGGCAGCAGTAAATAG
- the melA gene encoding alpha-galactosidase, producing MTKISIIGAGSAVFTKNIVIDILNIPNLDQGEIALVDIDERRLALAHKLVLQCLELTGKENWRVKASVDRREVIGDSDFIINQIEVAGLRTVQYEYEIPLKYGVKQCIGDTLGPGGLFKTLRTIPEWVAIVRDVEDLCPNAVILNYTNPMSAVTLATSRITDLPVVGLCHSIQNTSHQLAEYLDVPYDELKWRAGGINHMSWFIELAHHGEDMYPVLIEKAADKTFLQKDPVRLDAMKYLGAFVSESSGHFSEYIPYYRKRQDLIDEHCSTGYNGGTGFYANNWPTWRRESDERIERFLSGEENIDLSNSGEYASIIIESMVMNQPSVIYGNVVNEGLIANLPGDGVVEVACLVDRNGIHPCKFGKLPEHLAALCRSNMAFFELSVQAVLERDKEKAMHALMVDPLTSAVCSLKEIEAMFHELYEAEHDYIGTFK from the coding sequence ATGACGAAGATCTCTATTATCGGGGCCGGGAGTGCGGTCTTTACGAAGAACATCGTGATCGACATCTTAAACATCCCAAATTTAGACCAAGGCGAAATAGCGCTTGTCGATATCGATGAGAGACGGCTCGCGTTGGCCCACAAGTTGGTCCTTCAGTGCTTGGAGTTAACCGGAAAGGAAAACTGGCGGGTAAAGGCCTCTGTCGACCGCAGAGAGGTGATTGGGGACTCGGATTTTATCATCAACCAAATTGAGGTGGCCGGCCTTCGCACCGTCCAGTACGAGTATGAGATCCCCCTCAAGTATGGCGTGAAGCAATGCATTGGGGACACGTTGGGGCCTGGTGGGCTATTTAAGACGCTGCGGACCATCCCCGAATGGGTAGCCATCGTCAGGGACGTGGAGGACCTGTGCCCGAACGCTGTGATTTTGAATTACACCAACCCGATGTCTGCGGTGACCTTGGCCACGTCCCGCATCACCGACCTTCCGGTCGTCGGCCTATGTCACTCGATTCAGAACACGTCCCACCAGCTCGCCGAGTATTTAGACGTTCCATACGACGAGCTGAAGTGGCGTGCGGGCGGCATCAACCACATGTCCTGGTTTATCGAACTGGCGCACCATGGCGAAGACATGTATCCGGTGTTGATCGAAAAGGCGGCCGACAAAACATTTCTGCAAAAGGATCCAGTGCGATTGGATGCGATGAAGTATCTCGGCGCATTTGTCTCGGAGTCGAGCGGGCACTTTTCCGAGTACATTCCATACTATCGAAAGCGGCAGGACTTGATCGACGAACACTGCAGCACTGGGTACAACGGCGGCACAGGGTTCTACGCCAACAATTGGCCGACTTGGAGACGAGAAAGTGACGAGCGTATCGAGCGTTTTCTCAGCGGTGAAGAGAACATCGATCTATCGAACAGCGGCGAGTATGCATCGATCATCATCGAAAGCATGGTGATGAACCAACCGAGCGTGATCTACGGAAATGTCGTGAACGAAGGCCTCATTGCGAACCTCCCTGGCGATGGCGTCGTCGAAGTCGCTTGCCTGGTCGATCGCAACGGCATCCATCCGTGCAAGTTTGGGAAGCTTCCGGAGCATTTGGCGGCCCTGTGCCGAAGCAACATGGCATTTTTCGAGTTGTCCGTGCAGGCGGTACTGGAGCGTGACAAGGAGAAGGCGATGCACGCCTTGATGGTCGATCCACTGACGTCGGCCGTCTGCTCTCTGAAGGAGATTGAAGCGATGTTCCACGAGCTGTATGAAGCGGAGCACGATTACATCGGCACCTTCAAATGA